In Nitrosophilus alvini, the following are encoded in one genomic region:
- the lysA gene encoding diaminopimelate decarboxylase, translating to MIDYKYLAQKYDTPLYLYDFEKIENSFLSLKNAFKGRKSLIAYAVKANSNLSVLKHLASLGTGADCVSIGEVKRALLAGIPSYKIVFSGVGKRDEEIEEALKLDILYINLESEAELQRVEDIAAQLGKKARVSIRVNPNIDPKTHPYISTGLHENKFGVEIDTAKKMYLAAKKSNFLDPVGIHFHIGSQLTELEPIKEASAIVADLVRSLHKIDIEIKFFDIGGGLGIKYDNEETIKPYDYAQAILATLKGLDLTIVCEPGRYIVGDAGYFLTKVLYEKKSGDKRFIIVDGGMNDLLRPSLYNAYHKVEVIGKTGDETPADVVGPVCESGDFFAKNRPLPSTSPGDIIVVYSAGAYGFVMSSNYNTRPRPAEVALFKGSDRLIRKRETFEDIIKNEIELMDE from the coding sequence GTGATTGATTATAAATATCTTGCGCAAAAATATGATACACCTCTTTATTTATACGATTTTGAGAAGATAGAAAACAGCTTTTTAAGTCTGAAAAATGCTTTCAAAGGAAGAAAATCTCTCATAGCATATGCAGTAAAGGCAAATTCCAATCTTTCTGTTTTAAAACATCTTGCATCTCTTGGTACCGGAGCCGATTGCGTTTCGATAGGAGAAGTAAAAAGAGCTCTTTTAGCCGGTATCCCAAGCTATAAAATTGTTTTTAGCGGAGTAGGAAAAAGAGATGAGGAGATAGAAGAAGCACTGAAACTTGATATTCTTTATATCAATTTAGAGAGTGAAGCCGAGTTGCAAAGAGTTGAGGATATTGCAGCACAATTGGGGAAAAAGGCAAGAGTCAGTATAAGAGTAAATCCAAACATCGATCCGAAAACCCACCCTTATATCTCCACAGGTCTTCATGAAAACAAATTCGGAGTGGAAATAGATACGGCAAAAAAAATGTATTTGGCGGCAAAAAAGTCGAATTTTCTCGATCCTGTCGGTATCCATTTTCATATAGGTTCGCAGCTGACAGAACTGGAGCCTATAAAAGAGGCTTCCGCTATTGTTGCTGACCTAGTCAGAAGTCTGCATAAAATTGACATAGAGATAAAATTTTTCGATATAGGCGGAGGCCTTGGGATTAAATATGATAACGAAGAGACTATAAAACCCTATGATTATGCGCAGGCAATCCTTGCGACTCTCAAAGGGCTGGATTTGACAATCGTCTGTGAACCAGGGAGATATATAGTAGGGGATGCAGGATACTTTCTAACAAAAGTTTTATATGAGAAAAAAAGCGGAGATAAGAGGTTTATTATTGTTGACGGAGGAATGAACGATCTTTTAAGGCCAAGTCTTTACAATGCGTACCATAAAGTGGAAGTTATAGGAAAAACAGGTGATGAGACTCCTGCCGATGTAGTAGGGCCCGTATGCGAAAGCGGGGATTTTTTTGCAAAAAACAGACCTTTGCCTTCGACCAGTCCAGGTGATATTATAGTTGTATATTCGGCCGGCGCATACGGTTTTGTTATGAGTAGCAATTATAACACCAGACCGAGACCTGCTGAGGTTGCACTGTTTAAAGGGAGTGACAGATTGATAAGAAAAAGAGAAACTTTTGAAGATATCATAAAAAACGAAATTGAACTTATGGACGAATGA